In the genome of Maribacter forsetii DSM 18668, the window GTGTACCAAAGGTACGATCTTCATTAATAGACACCATAAATAAATCTGATGCACCAAGGGTACCAGGCATATCAGATACAAAATATAAAGTATTCTCATCTGGACTTAAAGCCGGATTGGCAGCTGAATAAGAATCGCTATTAAAAGGTAGTTCTTCTACTTCTCCCCATATACCTTCATCAGTTAGTACAGCTCTTAGAATTTTTAATCTAACGATACCTTTATCATCCTTTACAGTTTTTCTCTTTTCAGAATTATTACGCGTAAAATACATGGTCTTACCATCTTTAGTAACCACAGAAGTGGACTCATGATAACGTGTATTAATATTTTCACTTAATTTCTTTACATGATCAACTGTAGTACTATCTGAATTTACCACATAGAGATCCAAGAAATCTTTAGCATTCCATGTATGGCGATATCTTGCAAAATTACCGGTATCTCTATCCGAAGAAAATATTAATCCTTCTTTATAAAATGAAGGAGCAAAATCAGAATAAGGGGAGTTATATTCAAAAGGTCCTAAATTATATCTACCTGAATTCTCTTCAATTTCTGACATGAAATTTCGATCATCATCAAAAGCAGTAGCGCGACCATCACTTTTAGTTACTTCTATAAATTTATTCATTATAGATTTAGAGGTATCGTATTCACCTATGGTTTTTAATGATTGAGCATATTTAAAATAATCTTCAGGGGTAACCTCTGCAGAATAATCTGCCACTAATTTCTTGTACGTTTCTGCTGCATCTGTGTAGTCTGCATTATAATAATATGAATTACCCAATTTTCTTAGTAAGTCTGCCGAAACATACCCCTTATCCATCACTTTTTTATAGATATCTATAGCAGGACTGAAAGAATATGAGTCAAACTTTTCATTACCTTTTTGAATTAATCGCTCTTGAGCATTAACCAACCCTTGGATGAACAATAAGGCTACTATTAATAATTTTACTGTATACTTCATATATAAGTTTGCCATTTAGAAAAAACGAGGTGAAACCAATCTTTGAAATGATTTTACCAATTCATATCTTAAGAGTACTTCAAATGATCCATCGTTAAATTGTGTACCACCTAAATCTGTAGTTTCCCTATCATAAGCTAAACCAACCATAAATTGATCTGAAATTTGAAACCCAGCCATTGCACTAACCGCCGCATCCCATCTATAGGCTGCGCCAAAAGTAAACTTCTCATTGAACATAAAATTTGCGGAAAAATCAACTTGTAAAGGAGCTCCTCCTACTACTTTAGTCAATAATGCTGGCTTAAACTTTAAATTTCCATTCAAATCAAATACATAACCCGTAATTAAATAGAAGTTAATTCTATCTTTAGATAAAAACTGCGTATCATTTGCATCTTGTTGCGAACTGTCAAAATGTTCCGTTTCAAATAAGTTAGGTGCAGAAAGACCTGCGTAAAACTTAGATGAATGGTAGTAAAGACCCACACCTACATTTGGTGAAAACCGGTTTTCAATATTATCAGTTCTTACAACTTCCTCATCAAAATTTCGAAGCTGACTAAAGTCTAAATTCATTAAATTACCACCTGCCTTCAATCCAAATGAGAATTTACCTTCAGCAGATACATCAATGGTATAGGAAAGAACAGCATCAAAATAAGTTTCTTGAACAGCACCTTCACCTATTTCATCATTAACAATTGAAAATCCATACCCTAATTTACTATTTCTAATAGGAGACTGAATATTCAATGTCTGTGTTGAAGGTGCTCCTTCCAAACCTACCCATTGCGATCTATGCAAAGCAGTTATACTCAACTGCCCCCTTGAGCCAGCGTAAGCAGGATTGACACTCATGGTATTAAACATGTACTGTGTATATTGAGCATCTTGTTGGGCAATTGCGCTACCAAACATGAGCATTAAACCTCCAAACAGGATTAAGAACTTATTTTTAATATTCATATTTTATCAACTATTATCTACTAATATAAAGATATTCACTATCAACCTTGTTTTCTCCTTCAAAGGTAGTATAATCAAATATATAGAAATATATTCCGGCTGGAAGATAATCATCTGTACTTAACGTAGACCTACCTCTTGACCTACCGTCAAATACATTATTTTGATTATTATAATTTTCACCTTCGTAAACTGCAACACCCCATCTATTGAATATTTTTAAGGTACTGCTACGGATTTTATCTACACCTCTAATGAATAAGAATTCGTTTCTACCATCACCATTTGGTGTCACCATTTGATTTACTTCGATTGGATTATCGTCTGTTTCTGTAGGATCATTATCTACAACTAATATTTCAACAGTTGCAGTATCACAATTACCTAGTGCATCACAAACAGTGTACTCGATAGTATCTGTTCCTTCGTATCCGTCATTTGGAGTATATGTGATCGTATCATCGGATATATCATCGGGCGTACCTCCATCATTGATTTCCACCGTTCCGTTTGATGGATCAGTTACCGTTAACGTTCCATCCGTAGGAATCCCAGAATCATTGTCTAGAATATCTATTTCTATTGGAGTGTCAATTGGGGTAGAAACAGAATCATCCACAACATCAAGCGCAACGGGCTCCCCAACTGTAATGGTTACCGTAGCAGTATCGCAATTGCCTTCAGCATCACAAACAGTGTACTCGATAGTATCTGTTCCTTCGTATCCGTCATTTGGAGTATATGTAATCGTATCATCGGATATATCATCAGGTGTACCTCCATCATTGATTTCCACCGTTCCGTTAGACGGATCAGTTACCGTTAAAGTTCCGTCGGTAGGAATCCCAAAATCATTGTCAAGAATATCGATTTCTATTGGAGTGTCAATTGGGGTAGAAACAGAATCATCCACAACATCAAGCGCAACGGGCTCTCCAACTGTAATGGTTACCGTAGCAGTATCGCAATTGCCTTCAGCATCACAAACAGTGTACTCGATAGTATCTGTTCCTTCGTATCCGTCATTTGGAGTATATGTGATCGTATCATCGGATATATCATCAGGTGTACCTCCATCATTGATTTCCACCGTTCCGTTAGACGGATCAGTTACCGTTAAAGTTCCGTCGGTTGGAATCCCAAAATCATTGTCAAGAATATCGATTTCTATTGGAGTATCTACTGGCGTTGAAACTATATCATCAATAGCATCTAAATCTTCCATAGGTACAGTATCAGGATCCAAATAGTCCGGAGTACCATCATTATCACTATCATCATTGGTAGGGTCGCCATCATTGTTCGCGTCCTCGTCAGGAGTATCGATACCATCGCCATCGTCATCAAGATCACGGTAATTTACATCTTCTGTACCATCCGTATCAGGTAAATCGTTAGCAGGATCATCAATCTCATCATTGACATCGAAACCATCGTTCACATCAAAACCTTCGTAACCATCATCAAGTCCGTCACCATCCGTATCGATACCTGTAAATGTCTGATCGGGTATACCGTCAAAATTAAAATCGTTACCCTCGTTGTTATCGAAAACCAAATCATTGTCGCTATCATCATCTAAATAATCTTCCTCATCAGTACCATCAGTATTAACAGGTGTAAGTCCATCAGGGTATGCACTGTTGACACCATCGTTTGAAGCATACGTTGCGGCATCGTCCTCGTTTGGAGCTATATAACCGTCAGTTGTCTGTGCCTCTACATTATCTGGAATACCATCATCGTCGCTATCGATATCCAAATGATTAGGTATTCCATCATTGTCAGTATCCAAAGGATCTGTCAACGGGTCGTTGTCACCATCTAAATCAGGATCCTCTTCAGTATCCAAAATACCATCGTTATCATCATCAAGATCAGCACTGTCAGGAACCCCGTCCCCATCGGTATCGGGTCCAGGACTGTCTGGATCAAGATAATCAGGCGTACCATCATTATCACTATCATCGTTGATAGGGTCGCCATCATTGTTCGCGTCCTCGTCAGGAGTATCGATACCATCGCCATCATCATCAAGATCACGGTAATTTACATCTTCTGTACCATCCGTATCAGGTAAATCGTTAGCAGGATCATCAATCTCATCATTGACATCGAAACCATCGTTCACATCAGAACCTTCGTAACCATCATCAAGTCCGTCACCATCCGTATCGATACCTGTAAATGTCTGATCGGGAATACCGTCAAAATTAAAATCGTTACCCTCGTTGTTATCGAAAACCAAATCATTGTCGCTATCACCATCTAAATAATCTTCCTCATCAGTACCATCAGTATTAACAGGTGTAAGTCCATCAGGATACGCACTGTTGACACCATCGTTTGAAGCATACGTTGCGGCATCGTCCTCGTTTGGAGCTATATAACCGTCAGTTGTCTGTGCCTCTACATTATCTGGAATACCATCATCGTCGCTATCGATATCCAAATGATTAGGTATTCCATCATTGTCAGTATCCAAAGGATCTGTCAACGGGTCGTTGTCACCATCTAAATCAGGATCCTCTTCAGTATCCAAAATACCATCGTTATCATCATCAAGATCAGCACTGTCAGGAACCCCGTCCCCATCGGTATCGGGTCCAGGACTGTCTGGATCAAGATAATCAGGTGTACCATCATTATCACTATCATCATTGGTAGGGTCGCCATCATTGTTCGCATCCTCGTCCGGAGTATCGATACCATCGCCATCGTCATCAAGATCACGGTAATTTACATCTTCTGTACCATCCGTATCAGGTAAATCGTTAGCAGGATCATCAATCTCATCATTGACATCGAAACCATCGTTCACATCAGAACCTTCGTAACCATCATCAAGTCCGTCACCATCCGTATCGATACCTGTAAAGGTCTGATCGGGAATACCGTCAAAATTAAAATCGTTACCCTCGTTGTTATCCGGAACCAAATCATTGTCGCTATCATCATCTAAATAATCTTCCTCATCAGTACCATCAGTATTCACAGGTGTAAGTCCATCAGGGTATGCACTGTTGACACCATCGTTTGAAGCATACGTTGCGGCATCGTCCTCGTTTGGCGCTATATAACCGTCAGTTGTCTGTGCCTCTACATTATCCGGAATACCATCATCGTCGCTATCGATATCCAAATGATTAGGTATTCCATCATTGTCAGTATCCAAAGGATCTGTCAACGGGTCGTTGTCACCATCTAAATCAGGATCCTCTTCCGTATCCAAAATACCATCGTTATCATCATCAAGATCAGCACTGTCAGGAACCCCGTCACCATCGGTATCGGGTCCAGGTTCTGCTTGACACACTAAAGGTCTCAAACTTAAAATAATAGCACTATGAAAAGGTGAAGTTGTATAAAACTCTATCTGGTTTGCAACTGAGTTAGATTTCCAAGTAAACCTTTCATGTTCATCAATAATGTGATTTGTGTTGTTTTGGATATAATAATTATCACCTTCAATATTAGAGGTTAAACCATTT includes:
- a CDS encoding Ig-like domain-containing protein; protein product: MGKITFFKTVGFILKNSRLFNFCFLTFFYVFNLFGIEVIDKHRVNTLIATDSCVELDSKEIRAEDLGVGSGIYDGSLAVNNIDVSYKWGLPEGSILLSMTGGSTFSSGLFMVREGFSTTFTVSGSVPVYITAKHSELTAANSRDGIVALDGVNYDFTTAVLANGLTSNIEGDNYYIQNNTNHIIDEHERFTWKSNSVANQIEFYTTSPFHSAIILSLRPLVCQAEPGPDTDGDGVPDSADLDDDNDGILDTEEDPDLDGDNDPLTDPLDTDNDGIPNHLDIDSDDDGIPDNVEAQTTDGYIAPNEDDAATYASNDGVNSAYPDGLTPVNTDGTDEEDYLDDDSDNDLVPDNNEGNDFNFDGIPDQTFTGIDTDGDGLDDGYEGSDVNDGFDVNDEIDDPANDLPDTDGTEDVNYRDLDDDGDGIDTPDEDANNDGDPTNDDSDNDGTPDYLDPDSPGPDTDGDGVPDSADLDDDNDGILDTEEDPDLDGDNDPLTDPLDTDNDGIPNHLDIDSDDDGIPDNVEAQTTDGYIAPNEDDAATYASNDGVNSAYPDGLTPVNTDGTDEEDYLDGDSDNDLVFDNNEGNDFNFDGIPDQTFTGIDTDGDGLDDGYEGSDVNDGFDVNDEIDDPANDLPDTDGTEDVNYRDLDDDGDGIDTPDEDANNDGDPINDDSDNDGTPDYLDPDSPGPDTDGDGVPDSADLDDDNDGILDTEEDPDLDGDNDPLTDPLDTDNDGIPNHLDIDSDDDGIPDNVEAQTTDGYIAPNEDDAATYASNDGVNSAYPDGLTPVNTDGTDEEDYLDDDSDNDLVFDNNEGNDFNFDGIPDQTFTGIDTDGDGLDDGYEGFDVNDGFDVNDEIDDPANDLPDTDGTEDVNYRDLDDDGDGIDTPDEDANNDGDPTNDDSDNDGTPDYLDPDTVPMEDLDAIDDIVSTPVDTPIEIDILDNDFGIPTDGTLTVTDPSNGTVEINDGGTPDDISDDTITYTPNDGYEGTDTIEYTVCDAEGNCDTATVTITVGEPVALDVVDDSVSTPIDTPIEIDILDNDFGIPTDGTLTVTDPSNGTVEINDGGTPDDISDDTITYTPNDGYEGTDTIEYTVCDAEGNCDTATVTITVGEPVALDVVDDSVSTPIDTPIEIDILDNDSGIPTDGTLTVTDPSNGTVEINDGGTPDDISDDTITYTPNDGYEGTDTIEYTVCDALGNCDTATVEILVVDNDPTETDDNPIEVNQMVTPNGDGRNEFLFIRGVDKIRSSTLKIFNRWGVAVYEGENYNNQNNVFDGRSRGRSTLSTDDYLPAGIYFYIFDYTTFEGENKVDSEYLYISR
- a CDS encoding PorP/SprF family type IX secretion system membrane protein, coding for MNIKNKFLILFGGLMLMFGSAIAQQDAQYTQYMFNTMSVNPAYAGSRGQLSITALHRSQWVGLEGAPSTQTLNIQSPIRNSKLGYGFSIVNDEIGEGAVQETYFDAVLSYTIDVSAEGKFSFGLKAGGNLMNLDFSQLRNFDEEVVRTDNIENRFSPNVGVGLYYHSSKFYAGLSAPNLFETEHFDSSQQDANDTQFLSKDRINFYLITGYVFDLNGNLKFKPALLTKVVGGAPLQVDFSANFMFNEKFTFGAAYRWDAAVSAMAGFQISDQFMVGLAYDRETTDLGGTQFNDGSFEVLLRYELVKSFQRLVSPRFF
- a CDS encoding OmpA family protein gives rise to the protein MKYTVKLLIVALLFIQGLVNAQERLIQKGNEKFDSYSFSPAIDIYKKVMDKGYVSADLLRKLGNSYYYNADYTDAAETYKKLVADYSAEVTPEDYFKYAQSLKTIGEYDTSKSIMNKFIEVTKSDGRATAFDDDRNFMSEIEENSGRYNLGPFEYNSPYSDFAPSFYKEGLIFSSDRDTGNFARYRHTWNAKDFLDLYVVNSDSTTVDHVKKLSENINTRYHESTSVVTKDGKTMYFTRNNSEKRKTVKDDKGIVRLKILRAVLTDEGIWGEVEELPFNSDSYSAANPALSPDENTLYFVSDMPGTLGASDLFMVSINEDRTFGTPQNLGSNINTEARETFPYITSEEILYFSSDGHPGLGGLDVFATKIEDQDFTGKVLNVGEPINSNSDDFTFIFNEELRTGYVASNREEGMGYDDIYSFTETRPLVFDCLQKVTGTVRDKISNEVLVGATIKVINENNEEVLSTITDSDGNYTLELDCTKGNFVRALMEGYVPFEEYIGVSDGKPKIIDFYLERDNITGGFGDDLAKLLQLSTIYFDFDKYDIKKVSEVEIEKVIAAMEKYPSLKLKVNSHTDSRGPAAYNLWLSGKRAESTVNYMINKGISKDRLVSEGFGETKLLNECSDGVKCSAAKHDLNRRSEFIILE